The Croceibacterium sp. TMG7-5b_MA50 genome segment CGCGTCACCGCCGCCGCGGGCGAGGGGTTCCTGGACCGCATGATCGCGCTGGTGGAAGGGGCCAGCCGGCAGAAGACCCCGAACGAGATCGCGCTGACCATCCTGCTGGCGGGACTGACGCTGATCTTCCTAATCGCGGTCGGCACGCTGCCCGCCTTTGCCGCCTACGCCGGCGGCAGCATCGCGGTGCCGGTGCTGGTGGCGCTGTTCGTGACGCTGATCCCCACCACCATCTCGGGCCTGCTGTCCGCGATCGGCATCGCCGGCATGGACCGGCTGGTGCGGTTCAACGTGCTGGCGAAGTCCGGCCGCGCGGTGGAGGCGGCGGGCGACATCGACACGCTGCTGCTGGACAAGACCGGCACCATCACGGTCGGCGACCGGCAGGCGACCGCCTTCCTGCCGCTGCCGGGGGTGGCCGGGCATGAACTGGCCGCGGCCGCCCGCCTTGCCAGCCTGGCCGACGAAACGCCCGAGGGCCGGTCGATCGTCGTATTGGCTGACCAGCAGGCGCCCGGTGGAGAGGCCATGCCCGCGGGCGCAGAGCCGATCGCCTTCACCAGCCAGACCCGCGTATCGGGCGTGCAGGTCGGCAGCCGCGCATTGGTCAAGGGCGCGGTCGATGCGGTGCTGCGCCGCCTGCCCCAGGCCGCCAACGCCGATGCCCTGCGCCGCATTGCCGACGACATCGCCCGTGCGGGTGGCACGCCGCTGGCGGTGGCTGATGGCGCGCGGCTGCTGGGCATCGTCCACCTGAAGGACATCGTGAAGGCCGGCATCCGCGAACGGTTCGGAGAGCTGCGCCGCATGGGCATCCGCACGGTGATGATCACCGGCGATAATCCGCTGACCGCCGCCAGCATCGCCGCCGAGAGCGGGGTGGACGATTTCCTGGCGGAGGCGACGCCGGAGGACAAGCTGGCGCTGATCCGCCGCGAACAGGCGGGCGGCAAGCTGGTGGCGATGTGCGGTGACGGCACCAATGATGCACCCGCCCTCGCCCAGTCGGACGTGGGTGTCGCCATGAACACCGGCACGCAGGCCGCGCGGGAGGCGGGCAACATGGTCGATCTCGACAGCGACCCGACCAAGCTGATCGAGATCGTGGGCCTGGGCAAGCAGATGCTGATGACCCGCGGCGCGCTGACCACCTTTTCCATAGCCAACGACGTGGCGAAATACTTCGCCATCCTGCCGGCCATTTTCGTGACGCTGTATCCCGGCCTCGGCATGCTGAACCTGATGCGGCTGGGCAGCCCGGAAAGCGCGATCCTATCCGCGATCATCTTCAACGCAATCATCATCCCGCTGCTGGTGCCGCTGGCCCTGCGCGGGGTGAAGTACCGCGCCGGTGCGGCGGACGCGCTGCTGGCGCGCAACCTGGCTGTCTTCGGCGGCGGCGGCCTCCTCGCCCCGTTTGCCGGGATCAAGCTCATCGACCTCCTCGTCACCGGCCTCGACCTGGCCTGAAGGACATGCCCACCATGCTGCACGAATTGCGGCGGTCCATCCGCCCCGCCATCACCCTGCTGCTGCTGCTGACCCTCGTCACCGGCATCCTCTATCCGCTGGCGATGACAGGGGCGGCGCAATTGCTGTTCCCCGCGCAGGCGAATGGCAGCCTGATCCGGCAGGGTGGCCGCGTGATCGGCTCCGACCTGATCGGCCAGGGCTTCACGACCGATGCTTATTTCCACGGCCGCCCGTCGGCTGCGGGCAATGGCTACGATGCCGCCGCCTCCGCCGGCTCCAACCTCGCACCCGGCTCCGCCGATCTGGCCGTGCGCATCGCGCAAGGCCGGGCCGACGAAGACCTGACCAGCCTGGCTCCATCCGATCTGGTCACCACTAGCGCCTCGGGACTGGACCCCCACGTCAGTCCCGAGGCGGCCTTTGTGCAGGTGCGCCGCGTCGCCGCCGCGCGCGGGCTGCCCGTTGCGCGGGTGGAGCAGCTGGTTCGGGCAGCGATCCAGAACCCGTTGCTCGGCGTGCTGGGCGAGCGGCGCGTCAATGTGCTGGAGCTCAATCGACAACTGGACGCGATTGGGGCAGCACCCGCCCCATGATACCGGTCGCCCCGCGCCCTGATCCCGATGCGCTGCTGAAGGCCGCGCGGGCGGAGGCGCGCGGACGGCTGAAGATCATCCTCGGTGCCGCGCCGGGCGTCGGCAAGACTTACGAGATGCTGCTGGATGGCGCAGCGCTGGCGCAGGCCGGCCGCGACGTGGTGGTCGGCGTGGTGGAGACGCATGGCCGCGCCGACACCGCCGCGCTGGTCCAGCCGCTGGAAGTGCTCCCCCGCCGCGCGGTCCCTCATGGCGCGCACAGCCTGGCGGAGTTCGACCTCGACGGCACGCTCGCCCGGCGGCCCGACGTGGCGCTGGTGGACGAATTCGCCCACACGAACGCACCCGGCAGCCGCCATCCCAAGCGGTGGCAGGACGTGGAGGAGCTGCGTGACGCCGGCATCGACGTCGTCACCACGCTGAACATCCAGCACCTTGAAAGCCTGAACGACGTCGTCGCCGGCTTCACCCGCGTCCGCGTGCGGGAGACGGTGCCCGATGCACTGCTCGACGATGCGGAGATCGAGCTGGTCGACCTGCCGCCGGACGAGCTGATCGCCCGCCTGCGGGAAGGCAAGGTCTACCTGCCTGATGAGGCGACCCGCGCGCTGGGTCATTTCTTCTCCAAGGCGAACCTCAGCGCCTTGCGCGAACTGGCGCTGCGCCGGGCGGCGCAGGCCGTGGACCGGCAGATGCTGGACCATGTGCGGCTGGCCGGCGAGCCCGGCATCTGGGCCGCGGGCGAACGGATCGTGGTGGCGATCGGCGACCAGCCGGGCGGCGACCTGCTGGTGCGCAGCGCCCGCCGGCTGGCCGATGCCCTGCACGCGCCGTGGACCGCGCTGACGATCGAGACCGGCCGTACCGCTCGCTTGCCGGCGGAGGCGCGCGGGCGCATCGCCGATGCGCTGAAGCTGGCCGGTACGCTGGGCGCCACATTGGTCACGGTGTCCGCACCCACGGTGATGGAAGGCCTGCGCGCCCATCTGGCGGAATCGCGGTCAACCGCGCTGGTCATCGGCAAGACGCGGCGCCCCTGGTGGTTCGAACTTCGCCACCGGTCACTGGTGGACCAGCTGGTGCGCGGGCCCGATCCGGTCGCGGTGCATGTGGTGCCGCTGCCCGGCGGCGCCATGGCGGAACGGCCCGGCCTGCCCCTGCCCACCCCCGGCAGCGCGGCGATCGCCTTGCTGAGCGTGGCGTTGACGACGCTCGCTGCGCTCGCGCTGCAACCTTGGCTGGGACCCGAGGCGGTGGACCTGCTCTATCTGGTGCCGGTGGTTGCCGTCGCCACCTGGCGCGGCCTGCGCGCATCCCTGGTCGCCAGCGTGGCGGGGGCACTCGCCTATAATTTCTTCTTCCTGCCGCCGGTCCATACGCTCAACATCACGGGGCCGCAGAACCTGCTGACCTTCGCCATCCTGGCGGGCGTGGGCATCACCGCCGCGCAGCTGGCCGGCCGGTTGAAGCGGCAGGCCAATGCGGGCGCCCGCTCTGCCACGGAGAATGCCGCGCTGGCCGCTTTCGGACAGCGGCTGGCAGCGGTGGCGGACGAGACGGGCACGGCGGCGATCACCTGCGGGGAGATCGCCAACCTGCTGGGGCTGAACACGGTGCTGCTGCTGCGGCGCGATGGCCGCCTGGTCGTGGCGGGATCCGCGCCCGGAGAGGCCGCGCTGGGGCCGATCGACTACACGGCGGCCGACTGGGCGTGGGACCGGGCCGAGCCTGCCGGGCGCGACACCGCCACGCTGACCGCCAGCGACTGGCAGTTCCATCCGCTCGCCACGTCGCTGGGCGTGCTGGCGGTGCTGGGGATCAGCCATGACAGCCAGGCCGATCCGCTGCCGGCAAATCGCCGCGTGTTGTTCGCCACGCTGCTGGGGCAGGCGGCGCTGGCGCATGAACGGCTGCAACTGGAAGGGGAAGCGCGGCAGGTAGCGGCGTTGCAGCAGCGGGACGACCTGCGCGCCACGCTGGTGTCATCGCTGGGGCACGACCTCAAGACGCCGCTGACGGCCGTGCTGGCCGCTGCCGACGCGCTGGCACACGAGGCGCCGGGCAACCCCGCCGCCGCCACGCTGAAGACCGAGGCCCTGCGCCTGGCGCGATTGTTCGACGACCTGGTGGAGATGACGCGGATAGAGGCCGGCGCCCTTGCCGTGAGGCCGGAACCCATCGACCTGACCGATGCAGTCGCTGCGGCAGTTCATGATCTGAGGTCGACGCTCGCCAGTCACCCTGTGCGGCTGGACGTGCCGGTCACGCTGCCGCTGGTGATGGCCGACCCGCGCATGCTGCACCACATGCTCATCAACCTGATCGACAATGCCGCGAAGTACTCGCCCGCCGGCGCTCCGGTCACGATCAGCGCCCGGCGCGATCCGCACCGGCTGAGGCTGTGCGTGCTGGACGAAGGGGCCGGCCTGCCGCCGGGCGCCGCCGACGGCCTGTTCGCCCGCTTCACACGCGGCGAGGGGTCGGACGGGCCGGGCGGCACCGGCCTTGGCCTCGCCATCGTGAAGGGCTTCGCCGATGCGATGGGCCTGACGGTGCGCGCCGCGCCGCGGGACGAGGGCCCGGGATCGTGCTTCGCGGTCGAGTGGCCGGAACCGCTGATCCGCACCCTGCGGAGTGGCGTGGCATGACCCCGCCGCTGCTGGTCGTCGATGACGAGCCCGCCATCCGCCGGCTGGTGCGCGGCGCGCTGGATCGCGCGGGCCATGCCAGCGCGGAAGCGGCGAACGCGGCGGAGGCGCTTGCCGCCGCGGCACGCCCCGGTTGCGAGCTGGTGCTGCTCGACCTCGGCCTGCCGGACCGCGACGGACTGGAACTGATCCCGCTGCTGAAGGCGCTGGACCGCGCCGTGCTGGTGCTGACGGCCCGCGATGCGGTGGCGGAGAAGGTGGCGGCGCTGGACCTCGGCGCCGACGACTACGTCACCAAGCCGTTCGACACGGACGAGCTGCTCGCCCGCATCCGGGTGGCGCTGCGCCATCGCAGCGGCGGCGATGCCGGTGGGCGGCTGGTGGCGGGCCCGGTGACGCTGGACATCGCGACGCACCGGGTGACGTTGCGGGGCGAGGCGGTGCACCTGACGCCCAAGGAGTTCGCGCTGCTTGCCGAATTGCTGCGCCATGCGGGCAAGGTGCTGACGCACCGCCACCTGCTCGGCACCGTATGGGGGCCGGCGCATGTCGGCGACATCGAATATCTGCGGGTAGCCATGCGCGCGCTGCGCGGCAAGCTGGAGGATGATCCCGCAGCGCCGCGCCTGCTCATCAACGAACCAGGCATCGGCTACCGCATCGCCGGGTGACACGCGCGCATGCTCTAGTGAAAGTCGTGGCTCTTGATCGGGATCACATCCTCCGGGTCGCAGCCGGTGCGGAACGGCCGGTGGTAATCGCTGCGCACGCGCTTCTTCCAGCCGGGATCGCCGCGGTCGGGCGATCCGGCATGGGTCGCGCCATCGCCCCGGCTGGTCAGGCGCGGCAGGTCGATCTCCCCCACCTCCCGCAACATGGCCGTACGGTCGTGGATGCGGTCGGCGATGATGTGGATCGTGCCGGCATTCCCGCCGGACCCGTCGCGCTGGACCACGCCGGTCACGCTGATCATGGCGGATGACATCACCACCGTGCGCTGCGCCTCGAACCGGTCGGGCCACAGGATGATGTTGGCGACGCCCGTCTCGTCCTCAATGGTGATGAACAGCACCCCCTTGGCGCTGCCGGGCTTCTGCCGGACCAGGATGATGCCGGCGACCTCCACCCGGCGCCCGTCCTTGGTGGCGCGCAACGCCTCGCACGCAATCACCCCCTGCCGTGCCAGCCGGTCGCGCAGGAAGAACAGCGGATGCTGCCGCAGGGTCAGCTGCGTGGCGCGGTAATCCTCCACCACCTCGCGCCCCGCGGTCAGCGGCACCAGGCTGACCGGCTCCTCCCGCCGCTCGGCCGCCTCCAGCAGCGGCAGCGGCGTTTCCCCCAGGCCGCGGATCGCCCACAGCGCCTGCCGCCGGTTCAGGCCCAGCGCGTGGAAGGCGTCCGCCTTGGCGAGCTTCTCCAGCGTGGCGAGCGGCACGCCCGAACGGCGCCACAGATCCTCCACGCTGCGAAACGGGGTCAGGTCACGCGCGGCCATGATCCGCGCCACATCGGTGGCGGACACGCCGTGGACGATCCGCATGCCGAGGCGCAGCGGCAGCATGCCCCCCGTCCCTTCGCCATCCACCAGTTCCGTGTCCCAGCCGCTGTCGATGACGCAGACCGGCCGGATCTCCACCCCATGCTCGCGCGCGTCGCGCACGATCTGCGCCGGGGCGTAGAACCCCATCGGCTGCGCGTTGAGCAGCGCGCAGCAGAACACGTCCGGATGGTGGCACTTCATCCAGCTGGACGCATAGGCGATCTTGGCGAAGGACGCCGCGTGGCTTTCGGGGAAGCCGTAGGACCCGAAGCCTTCGATCTGCTTCACCAGCCGTTCGGCGAAGTCGGGGCCGATGCCCTTGGCGGCCATGCCGGCGATCAGCTCCTCCTTGAACTGGCCGACACCCTGCGTGTACTTGAACGTCGCCATCGCCTTGCGCAGCTCGTCCGCGCGGGCGGGGGTGAAGCCGGCGCCTTCGATGGCGACCTTCATCGCCTGTTCCTGGAACAAGGGGACGCCCAGCGTCTTCTGCAGCACCGCCTTCAGCGCCGGGCTGGGATAGTCGAACTCTATATCCTTGTTCTTACGCTTCTGCTCCCGCCGCTTGAGGTAGGGGTGGACCATGTCGCCCTGGATCGGGCCCGGCCGCACGATCGCCACCTGGATGGCGATGTCGTAGAATTCTTCGGGCAGCATCCGCGGCAGCATCGCCATCTGCGCGCGGCTTTCGATCTGGAACACGCCCAGCGTGTCCGCCCGCTGGATCATGGCGAAGGTCGCCGTGTCGTCGGTCTGCAAGGCCGGATGATCCAGCGTCAGGTGCAGCCCCTTGTGCCGTTCCAGCAGGTCGAAGGCGCGGCGCATGCAGCCCAGCATGCCGAGGCCGAGGATATCGACCTTCATCATGCCGGCCTCCTCGATATCCTCCTTCTCCCATTCCACCACCTGGCGATCGACCATGGCGGCAGGCTCGATCGGCACCAGCCGCGCCAGCTGGTCGCGGGTCAGCACGAAGCCACCGGGATGCTGCGACAAATGACGCGGCGTGCCGATCAGCTTGCGCGCCAGTTCCAGCGTCAGCGCCAGCCGCGGATCGCCGCGATCGAGGTTCAGCGCATCGACGTGCCGGTCGGCCACGCCTTCCTCCGACCAGCCCCAGACCTGCCCGGCCAAGGCTGCGGTCATGTCCTCTGGCAGGCCCAGCACCTTGCCCACCTCCCGCACCGCGCCACGCGCGCGGAAACGGCTGACCACGGCGGTCAGCGCGGCATGGTCATGGCCGTAGGTCTCGTAGATCCACTGGATCACGTCCTCCCGCCGCTCATGCTCGAAATCGATGTCGATGTCGGGCGGCTCGGCCCGGTTCTCCGACAGGAAGCGTTCGAACAGCAATTCGTGGAGGACGGGGTCGATGGAGGTGATGCCGAGCACGAAGCAGATCACCGAATTGGCGGCGGAGCCGCGCCCCTGGCACAGGATGCCCTGGCTGCGGGCATACTTCACGATGGAATGAACGGTCAGGAAGTAGGCCGCGTAATTCAGCTTGGCGACGAGGCCCAGCTCCTTGGCCAGCAGGGTGCGATAGGCCGGGGGCGGATCGCCGGCGAAGCGTTTCGTCAGCGCGGCGGTGGAAAGCTTCTCCAACGCCTGCTGCGGCGTCTGCCCGGTGATGACCGTCTCCTCCGGGTAGAGGTACTGGTCCTTCAGGTCGCGCGGGGAGAAGGTGCAGCGTTCCACCACCCCCTCCACCGCCGCGAGCGCCTGCGGGAAGCGGGCGAAGCGGCGGGCCATCTCGCCCGGCGGCTGCAAGCAACGGTCGGCGGAGCGTTCGCGCCTGAGGCCCAGTTCGTCGATGGTGCACTTTTCCCGGATGGCGGTGACGACGTCCTGCAGCAGCCGCAGCTCCGGTTCGTGATACAACACATCGCCCGTCACCAGCGGCGTCAGGCCGAACCGTTGCGCCGCCAGCGCCGCCGCATGCAGCCGGCGGGCATCGTCCGGCCGGCGGCGCTGCGTCAGGCAGACATGGCCCCGCGGATCGCCCGATCCGTCGCCGAACAGGTCCGCCATCCAGCGCAGCGCGCCTTCGTCCGGACCGTCATCATCCGGCACCAGCGCGGCGACGAGGCCGGTGGAGTATTCCGCCACATCCTCCCAGTGAAGGAAGCAGCGGCCCTTCTCCCCCCGGTCCGGGCGGGCGCGGCCCTTGCCCAGGGTCAGCAGCCGGGTCAGCCGGCTCCATGCGGCCAGATCCTCCGGCCAGACCAGCAGCGATGCCCCGGTGACGAGGTCGAGCCGGCAGCCCGCGACCATCCGCACCGGGCTGCCTTGCGCCGCCACCTCCTCCGCCGCGACCATCGCGCGGATGATGCCGGCGACAGAGTTGCGATCGGTGATGCCGAGCGCGGGCAGGCCCATCTCCGACGCGGTGGAGAACAGCTCCTCGCACGAGGATACGCCGCGCAGGAAGCAGAAATGGGTCGAGACCTGCAGTTCGGAATAGGCCATGCCTCAATCACCCAGCCCGTGGATGAACCAGCTGAGATCGCCGGTTTCCGCGCTGACACCGTCGCCGCGGCGGAACAGCCAGAAACGCTGGCCCGCCTCGTCCTCCACCCGGTAGTAATCGCGCACCGCCAGCCGTTCCGGCACGCGGCGCCACCATTCGCCCGTCACCCGTTCCGGCCCCTCCGCCCGGACAACGCGGTGGCTGGTGCCGCGCCAGGTGAAGCGGCGCGGCGGCTGGTCCGGCATCTCCGCGATGACGTGGTCGATCCGTTCCGGCCGGGCGAGCAGCCAGACGGGGCGCGGCCAGCGCGGGTGCCAGGGGTGGTCGGGCGGACGTGTATCCAGCCGGCGGACATCATCGGGGCGCAGCATCGCCGCACGCCCGCGTCCGGGGTCGAGCGGGCCGGTGCGGGTCCAGCAACGTTCGGGCACGTCGCTTTCCACCGGGGCCGCGCGCCACAGCCGCTCGGCCCCGATGCGGTTCGCCAATGCGTCGATCAGCG includes the following:
- a CDS encoding sensor histidine kinase KdpD yields the protein MIPVAPRPDPDALLKAARAEARGRLKIILGAAPGVGKTYEMLLDGAALAQAGRDVVVGVVETHGRADTAALVQPLEVLPRRAVPHGAHSLAEFDLDGTLARRPDVALVDEFAHTNAPGSRHPKRWQDVEELRDAGIDVVTTLNIQHLESLNDVVAGFTRVRVRETVPDALLDDAEIELVDLPPDELIARLREGKVYLPDEATRALGHFFSKANLSALRELALRRAAQAVDRQMLDHVRLAGEPGIWAAGERIVVAIGDQPGGDLLVRSARRLADALHAPWTALTIETGRTARLPAEARGRIADALKLAGTLGATLVTVSAPTVMEGLRAHLAESRSTALVIGKTRRPWWFELRHRSLVDQLVRGPDPVAVHVVPLPGGAMAERPGLPLPTPGSAAIALLSVALTTLAALALQPWLGPEAVDLLYLVPVVAVATWRGLRASLVASVAGALAYNFFFLPPVHTLNITGPQNLLTFAILAGVGITAAQLAGRLKRQANAGARSATENAALAAFGQRLAAVADETGTAAITCGEIANLLGLNTVLLLRRDGRLVVAGSAPGEAALGPIDYTAADWAWDRAEPAGRDTATLTASDWQFHPLATSLGVLAVLGISHDSQADPLPANRRVLFATLLGQAALAHERLQLEGEARQVAALQQRDDLRATLVSSLGHDLKTPLTAVLAAADALAHEAPGNPAAATLKTEALRLARLFDDLVEMTRIEAGALAVRPEPIDLTDAVAAAVHDLRSTLASHPVRLDVPVTLPLVMADPRMLHHMLINLIDNAAKYSPAGAPVTISARRDPHRLRLCVLDEGAGLPPGAADGLFARFTRGEGSDGPGGTGLGLAIVKGFADAMGLTVRAAPRDEGPGSCFAVEWPEPLIRTLRSGVA
- a CDS encoding response regulator; its protein translation is MTPPLLVVDDEPAIRRLVRGALDRAGHASAEAANAAEALAAAARPGCELVLLDLGLPDRDGLELIPLLKALDRAVLVLTARDAVAEKVAALDLGADDYVTKPFDTDELLARIRVALRHRSGGDAGGRLVAGPVTLDIATHRVTLRGEAVHLTPKEFALLAELLRHAGKVLTHRHLLGTVWGPAHVGDIEYLRVAMRALRGKLEDDPAAPRLLINEPGIGYRIAG
- the kdpB gene encoding potassium-transporting ATPase subunit KdpB, with the translated sequence MNQTLFTGPLLAGAARDAFAKLNPAALIRNPVMFVTAIVAALSTVLWLRGIATGTGNPAFEGQLVFWLWLTVLFGNFAEALAEGRGKAQAASLRATKADLTAKRLAATGGEWRQVPAHELKVGDLVLVDTGDLIPADGEVVDGVASVNEAAITGESAPVIREGGGDRSAVTAGTRVIADRITVRVTAAAGEGFLDRMIALVEGASRQKTPNEIALTILLAGLTLIFLIAVGTLPAFAAYAGGSIAVPVLVALFVTLIPTTISGLLSAIGIAGMDRLVRFNVLAKSGRAVEAAGDIDTLLLDKTGTITVGDRQATAFLPLPGVAGHELAAAARLASLADETPEGRSIVVLADQQAPGGEAMPAGAEPIAFTSQTRVSGVQVGSRALVKGAVDAVLRRLPQAANADALRRIADDIARAGGTPLAVADGARLLGIVHLKDIVKAGIRERFGELRRMGIRTVMITGDNPLTAASIAAESGVDDFLAEATPEDKLALIRREQAGGKLVAMCGDGTNDAPALAQSDVGVAMNTGTQAAREAGNMVDLDSDPTKLIEIVGLGKQMLMTRGALTTFSIANDVAKYFAILPAIFVTLYPGLGMLNLMRLGSPESAILSAIIFNAIIIPLLVPLALRGVKYRAGAADALLARNLAVFGGGGLLAPFAGIKLIDLLVTGLDLA
- a CDS encoding error-prone DNA polymerase — encoded protein: MAYSELQVSTHFCFLRGVSSCEELFSTASEMGLPALGITDRNSVAGIIRAMVAAEEVAAQGSPVRMVAGCRLDLVTGASLLVWPEDLAAWSRLTRLLTLGKGRARPDRGEKGRCFLHWEDVAEYSTGLVAALVPDDDGPDEGALRWMADLFGDGSGDPRGHVCLTQRRRPDDARRLHAAALAAQRFGLTPLVTGDVLYHEPELRLLQDVVTAIREKCTIDELGLRRERSADRCLQPPGEMARRFARFPQALAAVEGVVERCTFSPRDLKDQYLYPEETVITGQTPQQALEKLSTAALTKRFAGDPPPAYRTLLAKELGLVAKLNYAAYFLTVHSIVKYARSQGILCQGRGSAANSVICFVLGITSIDPVLHELLFERFLSENRAEPPDIDIDFEHERREDVIQWIYETYGHDHAALTAVVSRFRARGAVREVGKVLGLPEDMTAALAGQVWGWSEEGVADRHVDALNLDRGDPRLALTLELARKLIGTPRHLSQHPGGFVLTRDQLARLVPIEPAAMVDRQVVEWEKEDIEEAGMMKVDILGLGMLGCMRRAFDLLERHKGLHLTLDHPALQTDDTATFAMIQRADTLGVFQIESRAQMAMLPRMLPEEFYDIAIQVAIVRPGPIQGDMVHPYLKRREQKRKNKDIEFDYPSPALKAVLQKTLGVPLFQEQAMKVAIEGAGFTPARADELRKAMATFKYTQGVGQFKEELIAGMAAKGIGPDFAERLVKQIEGFGSYGFPESHAASFAKIAYASSWMKCHHPDVFCCALLNAQPMGFYAPAQIVRDAREHGVEIRPVCVIDSGWDTELVDGEGTGGMLPLRLGMRIVHGVSATDVARIMAARDLTPFRSVEDLWRRSGVPLATLEKLAKADAFHALGLNRRQALWAIRGLGETPLPLLEAAERREEPVSLVPLTAGREVVEDYRATQLTLRQHPLFFLRDRLARQGVIACEALRATKDGRRVEVAGIILVRQKPGSAKGVLFITIEDETGVANIILWPDRFEAQRTVVMSSAMISVTGVVQRDGSGGNAGTIHIIADRIHDRTAMLREVGEIDLPRLTSRGDGATHAGSPDRGDPGWKKRVRSDYHRPFRTGCDPEDVIPIKSHDFH
- the kdpC gene encoding potassium-transporting ATPase subunit KdpC, whose translation is MLHELRRSIRPAITLLLLLTLVTGILYPLAMTGAAQLLFPAQANGSLIRQGGRVIGSDLIGQGFTTDAYFHGRPSAAGNGYDAAASAGSNLAPGSADLAVRIAQGRADEDLTSLAPSDLVTTSASGLDPHVSPEAAFVQVRRVAAARGLPVARVEQLVRAAIQNPLLGVLGERRVNVLELNRQLDAIGAAPAP